A genomic window from Dermacentor silvarum isolate Dsil-2018 chromosome 9, BIME_Dsil_1.4, whole genome shotgun sequence includes:
- the LOC125939919 gene encoding uncharacterized protein LOC125939919, with protein MMIDGPEEKAGAPVSTDAECSPAGIVPVSRDADGEVKSHEGRTTGESYPRHQIAARGSSAGLVSPSMGHSGDALYPSSPGEHDLDTSQAMVSIVLIVVTITVACILVIMVTRHSKGYRAGLHIEVHHSPSRETSWPPH; from the exons ATGATGATCGACGGACCTGAGGAGAAGGCCGGCGCTCCGGTCTCGACCGACGCGGAGTGCAGTCCGGCAGGCATCGTTCCTGTGTCACGTGATGCCGATGGAGAAGTTAAAAGCCACGAAGGAAGAACGACCGGCGAGTcgtacccgcgtcaccaaatag CTGCCCGTGGGTCTTCTGCTGGCTTGGTATCTCCATCGATGGGGCACTCGGGGGACGCGCTATACCCTTCGTCGCCGGGCGAGCACGACCTGGACACCTCGCAGGCCATGGTCAGTATCGTGCTCATCGTGGTCACGATCACCGTGGCCTGCATCCTCGTCATAATGGTCACGCGACACAGCAAGGGTTACCGCGCCGGCCTGCACATCGAGGTGCATCACTCGCCGTCCAGGGAGACCAGCTGGCCACCGCATTGA